The proteins below are encoded in one region of Pontibacter deserti:
- a CDS encoding ABC transporter substrate-binding protein, producing the protein MRKIYPLLFSLLFLLSFCSQPQRQPDEVRIRLASDPQTLSPVNYSDPSGLQVINLLFQSLLGADLADDQLKPVLVNSLPIIEQKDSVTLITYELREEAAWTNGSPVTSDDIAFTLKVLKAPVVHNEMMKPQVAFIRDLIQDKENQRKFTLVCDGYTPEMELLSGDFFILPSYLFDPKDLLKNIPVAAFTDSLSKLENNKNIKAFAAQFNIPAFNNNGQKLQGSAGYLLEKWVPGQYITLKQKENWWGKETGAPNLTASPKQITLQVIPDNTTALLATKNGQLDVLSDIPASEFDQLKSNQSFLKDYELHTPQSYSSLYVGINSRLPKFSDKKTRQAIAYLLDVTNFIKVTQQQYATPTVGIIPPNIKDYYNSDLKPYTLNTAKAKQLLQAAGWQERKNGWFKSFDGKEQQLTIAAIYKAGNTILESTALIFQQSATKLNIPVQIEAQESSLFSQNSREQNFELFFRTLTGNPFAFNFTTLLHTSFAEKGGTNYTGFGNTESDALLEAINTSKNREQKAPLLKKLQKVMQEEATFIPLYYQKERLAIHKRFGNTKVSGLKPNYDVSAFLLKK; encoded by the coding sequence ATGAGGAAGATTTACCCGTTACTTTTTAGCTTACTCTTTTTATTATCTTTTTGCTCGCAACCACAGCGCCAGCCAGATGAGGTAAGGATTCGTTTAGCTTCTGATCCGCAAACGCTTAGTCCGGTAAACTATAGCGATCCATCCGGGCTTCAGGTTATTAACCTGTTATTCCAGAGCTTATTGGGGGCTGATCTAGCTGATGATCAATTAAAGCCTGTGCTGGTTAATAGTTTACCAATTATTGAGCAGAAAGATTCTGTAACGCTTATAACTTATGAGCTTAGAGAGGAAGCTGCATGGACAAATGGGTCTCCCGTAACATCAGACGACATTGCCTTTACGCTAAAGGTATTAAAAGCACCGGTAGTACATAATGAAATGATGAAACCGCAGGTTGCGTTCATTCGTGACCTGATACAGGATAAAGAGAACCAAAGAAAGTTTACGCTTGTCTGTGATGGGTATACGCCTGAGATGGAGTTACTATCCGGAGACTTCTTTATTCTACCTTCTTATTTATTTGACCCTAAAGATCTATTAAAAAATATACCTGTAGCCGCATTTACAGACAGCCTTTCCAAGCTAGAAAACAATAAAAACATAAAGGCTTTTGCGGCCCAGTTTAATATTCCGGCGTTTAACAACAACGGACAAAAATTACAAGGTAGTGCCGGTTATCTATTGGAGAAATGGGTACCCGGACAATACATTACGTTGAAGCAGAAAGAAAACTGGTGGGGTAAAGAAACTGGTGCTCCGAATTTAACTGCAAGTCCTAAGCAAATTACATTACAGGTTATACCCGATAACACAACAGCTTTACTTGCTACTAAAAATGGCCAGTTAGATGTGCTAAGCGATATTCCTGCATCAGAGTTTGATCAGCTAAAGAGCAATCAGAGCTTTTTAAAAGATTATGAGCTTCACACACCTCAGTCTTATAGCTCTTTGTATGTAGGTATTAACAGCAGGCTGCCTAAATTCTCAGATAAAAAAACCCGGCAAGCAATAGCCTATTTACTGGACGTTACTAACTTTATTAAAGTAACGCAACAGCAGTATGCAACACCTACCGTAGGCATTATACCGCCTAATATTAAAGACTATTATAACTCTGATCTTAAACCTTATACTTTAAACACAGCTAAGGCAAAACAGCTTTTACAGGCAGCAGGTTGGCAGGAACGTAAAAACGGATGGTTTAAATCTTTTGATGGCAAGGAACAACAACTAACTATAGCCGCAATTTATAAAGCCGGAAATACTATTTTGGAGTCCACAGCTTTAATATTTCAGCAGAGTGCCACTAAACTTAACATACCTGTGCAGATTGAAGCACAGGAGAGCAGCTTATTCTCTCAAAACTCCAGGGAACAAAATTTTGAATTGTTCTTCCGTACATTAACCGGTAATCCGTTTGCCTTCAATTTTACTACTTTATTACATACTTCATTTGCTGAAAAAGGAGGCACCAACTATACAGGTTTTGGTAATACTGAAAGTGATGCTTTATTGGAGGCCATTAACACTTCTAAAAACAGAGAGCAAAAAGCTCCGCTTCTGAAAAAATTGCAGAAGGTAATGCAGGAAGAGGCTACCTTTATTCCATTGTATTACCAGAAAGAGCGTTTAGCAATACACAAGCGCTTTGGTAATACCAAAGTTTCTGGTCTTAAGCCGAACTATGATGTAAGTGCTTTCCTGCTTAAAAAGTAG
- a CDS encoding ABC transporter permease, translating to MLRYTFQRLFIAIPILWVMASVIFLFSRILPGTFGEQQLLQTDAEFYSKASKQERDASYQQLLERTNQQLPVFYVSLAPISVNPDHNYSYLIPDLEWHGTKNQYHLWASDVLQGSLGESFVKAQPVNSLIYEAAGNTIWVLGISITLTVALAILLGTGLMLGKGGKLRRIILPSLVIVDSIPFFVLALLLLLLFANPDTLQLFPAFGLGYTSAAEQHWWASLLSEFPYLVLPILCLTLSYLPYLTNQVYSSLAGTMQADFIKTARAKGLSSYKVVTNHALRNALLPVITTLSDMLPTLVAGTVVIEVIFAIPGIGRLLVTSVLARDFPVIVGIVVVIALAKMLSNVVADICYSIADPRIRYTK from the coding sequence ATGCTGCGCTATACATTTCAGCGGCTCTTTATTGCCATACCTATACTTTGGGTTATGGCATCAGTTATTTTCCTCTTCAGCCGTATATTACCCGGGACCTTTGGCGAACAGCAGCTACTGCAAACGGATGCAGAATTTTATAGCAAGGCATCTAAACAAGAACGCGACGCATCATATCAGCAGCTACTGGAGCGCACTAACCAGCAACTACCAGTTTTCTATGTCAGTTTAGCGCCTATCTCTGTTAATCCGGATCATAACTATAGTTACCTTATACCTGACCTGGAGTGGCATGGCACCAAAAACCAATATCATTTATGGGCCTCAGATGTACTACAAGGTAGCCTGGGAGAATCATTTGTAAAGGCGCAACCTGTCAACAGTTTAATCTATGAGGCAGCCGGTAATACTATCTGGGTGCTAGGCATAAGTATAACTCTTACTGTAGCTTTGGCTATCCTTTTAGGTACAGGTTTAATGCTGGGCAAAGGAGGTAAGTTACGGCGTATTATTTTACCCTCGCTGGTTATAGTTGACAGCATTCCTTTCTTTGTGTTAGCTCTACTGTTATTGTTGCTTTTTGCTAATCCAGATACTTTGCAGTTATTTCCTGCTTTTGGCTTAGGCTATACTTCCGCTGCAGAACAACATTGGTGGGCATCCCTTCTTTCTGAGTTCCCTTACCTGGTTTTACCTATACTTTGCCTTACTTTATCTTACTTGCCCTACCTTACAAACCAGGTTTACAGCTCTCTGGCAGGCACAATGCAGGCTGATTTTATTAAGACAGCCCGGGCAAAAGGGCTCTCCTCTTACAAGGTTGTTACAAATCATGCTTTAAGAAACGCCCTTTTACCAGTCATCACAACTCTATCAGATATGTTACCGACATTAGTCGCAGGCACTGTGGTGATAGAAGTAATTTTTGCCATACCTGGTATCGGGCGCTTACTCGTAACCAGCGTGCTTGCCCGGGACTTTCCGGTTATTGTTGGTATTGTAGTGGTAATAGCTTTAGCTAAAATGCTTTCTAATGTGGTGGCAGATATCTGTTATTCAATTGCTGACCCAAGAATAAGGTATACCAAATGA
- a CDS encoding ABC transporter permease, producing the protein MKVLWQDILYLWRSIWVLRLAMLYLAGLTLLIVALPILPLAYTPNHMDLGNTFLKPFTSQLHWLGTDQLGRDVLVNILYGARNGLLIAIPVMLISSLLGTTIGAVAGYFGNYKLQLKRSSFLVILCSVFVAIYYLLYLPLQVSGRDLPTSVTYTSVGMGAIIILSFWLLLRPLLSQLSFFQKQLTFPIDSFILRTIELVTSLPKLLILISVSAFAPPSVLLLSIIFICTYWTVTARLARAEMLRIRQLPYMEAAVSIGMKPRRIIINEGIPNMISPIVVAFIFGTSGLLAIESTLSFLGIGLPATFPSWGRTIAGIRSNLSAWWLVAFPGGLLSITVLALQICSYYLVRITQERQRS; encoded by the coding sequence ATGAAAGTACTTTGGCAAGATATCTTATACTTATGGCGCAGCATTTGGGTGCTCCGGTTGGCAATGTTATACCTTGCGGGCTTAACCCTGCTAATTGTAGCGTTACCTATACTTCCACTGGCGTATACTCCCAATCATATGGACTTGGGGAATACATTTCTTAAACCTTTCACCAGCCAGTTGCATTGGTTAGGCACAGACCAGCTAGGCAGAGATGTATTAGTTAATATACTGTATGGGGCACGCAATGGTCTATTGATAGCTATTCCAGTAATGCTTATTTCGTCTTTGCTAGGCACAACTATAGGCGCTGTTGCAGGGTACTTTGGCAACTATAAATTACAGCTTAAGCGTAGTTCATTTCTTGTAATCCTTTGCTCGGTATTTGTAGCAATATACTATCTGCTATACTTACCTCTTCAGGTTTCAGGCCGAGACCTGCCTACTTCTGTAACTTATACTTCTGTGGGAATGGGGGCAATTATAATCCTATCGTTTTGGCTTTTGTTACGACCTCTCCTATCTCAGCTCTCCTTCTTTCAGAAACAGCTTACCTTTCCTATAGATAGTTTTATACTTCGCACAATAGAACTTGTAACCAGTCTGCCAAAGCTTCTGATCCTGATAAGTGTATCTGCCTTTGCTCCTCCTTCGGTGCTGTTACTTTCAATTATTTTTATTTGCACCTACTGGACTGTTACTGCCAGGCTTGCGCGTGCCGAAATGTTACGTATCCGGCAATTACCATACATGGAAGCAGCTGTAAGTATAGGCATGAAGCCTAGACGCATAATTATAAATGAAGGGATTCCAAATATGATCAGTCCTATAGTGGTGGCATTCATCTTTGGAACGAGTGGGTTACTAGCGATAGAATCAACCTTATCCTTCTTAGGAATTGGCCTGCCAGCTACTTTTCCAAGTTGGGGCAGAACAATTGCGGGTATACGTTCTAACCTTTCTGCGTGGTGGCTGGTGGCATTTCCGGGTGGTTTGTTAAGTATTACAGTGCTTGCTTTGCAGATTTGCAGCTATTATCTGGTGCGTATAACACAGGAAAGACAGAGGTCATAA
- a CDS encoding SpoIIAA family protein, which translates to MILQHALISETVTTDQSLYSIRYSEPLSLVEITWNGLVTSQGLQAALTHLIEVIEDKQPRYLLADTRRLNSLGTEDHNWVKHSFLPALSTSSIVKFARITEPDVFTHAIIDSLLSYVQGEEYFGCIMRSFNDREAALDWLYATI; encoded by the coding sequence ATGATCTTGCAGCACGCGTTAATCTCCGAAACGGTTACAACCGACCAATCGCTTTATAGCATACGGTACAGCGAACCTCTAAGTTTAGTTGAAATCACCTGGAATGGGTTAGTTACTTCTCAGGGCTTACAAGCGGCCCTCACGCATTTAATAGAAGTGATAGAAGACAAGCAACCTCGTTACCTTTTGGCTGATACTCGCCGTTTAAACAGCCTTGGTACTGAAGATCATAATTGGGTAAAACATTCGTTTTTGCCTGCATTAAGCACATCATCTATAGTTAAGTTTGCCCGTATTACCGAACCCGACGTGTTTACTCATGCTATTATCGATAGCTTGTTAAGCTATGTGCAGGGCGAAGAATATTTCGGATGTATTATGCGTTCCTTTAACGATCGTGAAGCTGCCTTAGATTGGCTGTATGCAACTATATAA
- a CDS encoding asparaginase, producing the protein MQTVKVHIDTAAPDDPEASILIIYTGGTVGMVFDEEAQHLVPFNFNQILEKVPELKQFNYLLTVISIEPVIDSSNITIADWLMLAKLIEENYDNYDGFVVLHGTDTMGYSASALSYLLENLQKPVIFTGAQVPIGLIRTDARENLITALQIAGSKAHVRCRVPEVSIFFHNLLLRGNRAKKVESSHFDAFKSENYPPLAEAGIDIDFYDENILPCPLQPLKVHHNLEPHVVILKLFPGITEQVVKSILLAPDVKGVVLETFGSGNAPTSTWFLNLLKETIDRGVFILNVSQCDEGRVDQGRYETSKYLLNMGVIGGADITTEAAITKLMFVLGQNLPREETIKLLSENLRGEVTI; encoded by the coding sequence ATGCAAACGGTAAAAGTACACATCGATACCGCAGCCCCAGACGACCCGGAAGCATCTATACTTATTATTTATACAGGTGGTACTGTAGGAATGGTGTTTGACGAAGAAGCGCAGCACCTGGTGCCCTTCAATTTTAACCAGATACTGGAGAAAGTGCCGGAGCTGAAGCAGTTCAATTACCTGCTCACCGTTATCAGCATTGAGCCTGTTATAGATTCCTCAAACATAACTATAGCTGACTGGCTGATGCTGGCAAAGCTGATAGAAGAGAACTATGATAACTACGATGGCTTTGTGGTGCTGCACGGTACCGATACTATGGGCTATAGTGCATCGGCGTTGAGTTATTTGCTGGAGAACCTGCAGAAACCAGTAATCTTTACAGGAGCCCAAGTGCCGATCGGTCTTATCAGAACTGATGCCCGCGAGAACCTGATCACAGCGTTGCAGATAGCCGGCAGCAAGGCGCACGTGCGTTGCCGTGTGCCGGAAGTAAGTATCTTCTTCCATAACCTGCTGTTGCGCGGTAACAGAGCTAAAAAAGTAGAGAGCAGCCATTTCGACGCCTTTAAATCAGAGAACTATCCTCCATTGGCAGAAGCCGGTATAGACATCGACTTTTATGATGAGAACATCCTGCCCTGCCCGCTTCAACCACTAAAAGTGCATCACAACCTGGAGCCTCATGTAGTTATACTTAAACTTTTTCCGGGTATAACTGAGCAGGTAGTAAAGAGTATACTTCTGGCACCGGATGTTAAAGGTGTAGTATTGGAAACTTTTGGTTCAGGCAATGCGCCTACCTCAACCTGGTTCCTGAATCTGCTTAAAGAAACAATTGACCGGGGTGTGTTTATACTTAATGTCAGTCAATGTGACGAAGGTCGTGTGGATCAAGGCCGCTACGAAACAAGCAAATACCTGCTGAATATGGGAGTGATTGGCGGCGCTGATATTACTACCGAAGCAGCAATTACAAAACTGATGTTCGTGCTGGGACAGAATTTACCCAGAGAGGAAACTATAAAATTGCTTTCTGAGAACCTGCGCGGAGAAGTTACTATTTAA